The sequence GACCAAAATGAGAACCAAAGCTTTGACTGTAATATATGCTTGGTAAGTTTTAAATCTATGCAATCACTATCTGGGCATATGCGTAAACACAGTAACAAAGCCCGTATACTTAGTTGTGTGGTATGCCAGAAAGTATTTAAGAAAACAAGTCACTTGAAAAGACATGAGCTTATCCATGAGACCAATAGGCCTTACAAGTGTTCAATTTGTCCGAGGACATTTACTTCGGAGATTATCTATAAGGAACATGAGAACAAGCATGCTGGTGTGAAAAGTCACATTTGTCCATTCTGTTCGAAGGCGTTTTCGCATTTATCAACACttaatacacatataaaaatacatactaaaGAGAAGTCATATTTGTGTCCATTTTGTGGAAAGAAGTTTGACTCTAATACTAATTTAAATGAACACACAAAGAGGCATATAGGTTTGAAGCTGTTTGCTTGCAGTTTGTGTCCCAAACGATTCGTCAGCAAAGGTAATGAATTTctatatatgtttttatatttataaaagtaaaGTACTATTACTTTAACTGCATACTTACTACAACACCTACAGTTCCATGGGCAGCCTTTTATGAAATGAATccttatttcataaattaatagcCCATAAacaaataccttaaaactagcatacatattataaaacatgAATCTTAACACCAAAGAGCACACTATGGCTGTGATGAGTTACGCAaccaatacaaaataattaaaattcacaTTATTTTAGCTTGAAACATTTGGATTGAACTTTCAAGTATTGCAAGCTAAAAACCTGCCTATTGaattgcattgttttttttttaaaccagacAGTCATGAATTTTTAGATGTTTTGgcttaaaattataacaaagtaatttatttaaaaaatatatattttacctcTAGCGTCCCACCATCATAATACTACTTATTAATAATAGTACTaattaaaggttgtctggaagagaccgcttcttagcgataagaccgcctgttgttacctaacttttacgtgttttttcatttcctgtctatttttaaatgtatggtgcacaataaagaatatttacttacttacttacttactaattaGTCTAATTAGATTAATTGTGGGTAATTACCCACAATGAAAAtttaatagattttattttaaagtaaaactcattcaattatattttctaattgaTTTAAATGAGACTGCCAATTTTTCATATATGGTGGGCTGCTATACGTtacaagtatatatataatttgtgaAGTATAAAGTAGATGtcacataaaacaaatatgCCATGCCCAGGACTGGGTTTAGAAATCTCTTTCCCATTCATAATGAACTCTGAATACAATCCAACCTCTGGCACTTTGAATGCAATACAATCATCTGTTGACCTGTTCTGTTGGTGAATATACCtacacatcatcatcatctttggGTCGAAACCctggggccgtgggggcctagcgcgcgtTGTCACTATAAGGAGTTGTTGAAgtgccttatagaggcttctggtgaccagagggctggcctatATTTTGCTCAGCGGATCAGCATTTCTATCCAGTGAGGCAAtgtggccagccttctgggcaccctgctGAGCGACCAGAatttaagacaattttttttattaaaaaagtttgtaatttgttatgttttttgtacaattaaaaTACCTTTTACGTCAAAAATGTGACACCTAAACATCCACTTAATTCTAGGTGAGTTAAAGTCCCACGGCACTACACATTCTGGTGAGAGATCATACACTTGCGAGCAGTGTGGCGGGTCCTTTACCAAACGCAGCTCACTGGCTAAACATATGTTGAGGCACCGTGGCATCAAGCCGCATCAGTGTGACGCCTGTCCTATGAAGTGAGTGAAGATATTTTCCGTAATCTCTGCTTAACTCTTTACCCTTCGTTGTTCTCATTTCGGGACACTTAACAGTATTTGGTACTATAAAACGGTTACAATTATGAGCACTTTCACATCGCGTGGTCGCCCAGGTCGATTCATAAGAGCTGGCGCGAGATTGGTACTGAGCTGTCAAAATTCTCATATAAAATCCGCGCGAGCTTTCGTGTATcaacctataaataaataaatatttagggacAATCTTGCTCAGATTGACCTAGCCTCAAACCCAGCACtaggtattaaattattacacatATGTAACGAACGAATTTAATgtgttttagttaaaatattttttgtactgtTTAACTTACGATTTATTTGTAATCTTAAATTAGCTGCGGAAACTACTAAAATGCCCTTCTAAATTTAGGTTCACAAGCAAGGATCACCTGAAGCGTCACTACAGAATACACACTGGCGAGAAGCCGTACCGCTGCGAGCTATGCGACCGCGCGTTTACACAGAGCAACGACCTTGCCAAACACAGACGGACTCATCTTGGCAACATGCTTTACAAGttagtattctaaaatattcaCAAGGACGACCTAAAGCAGTACTACAGGATGCATAGTGGGGAGAAATCATATCACTGCGAGCTGTGCGAACGCGCGTTTACGCAGAGTAGCTACTTTACCAAACACAGGGGATTCGTCTCGGCAATATTCTCTACAAGTTAGTATTTTAAACCCAGCTttacaaaaactatttgaaGCGCCAGTATATTAAGGGGAGAAGTCATAGCGCTGCGAACTGTGTGACCGCACATTTATACGACCGCCGTAGCGAGCAACGACCTTGTCAAACACAGGCGCACTCATCCCGGCAACATGCTTTGCAAGTTAGTACTCTAAACCCATGTTCACAGGGACCATCTGAAAACATGATACATGGTAGGGAAAAACCATACCACTGCGAATTGTGCGAACGCGCTTTTACGCAGAGTAAGAGTAAAGACTTACCAAACACAGGCGGACTTATCTCAGCAACATGCTTTACAAGTTATTATTCTCAGTCCAGGTTAACAATAACCACCTGAAGCGCCCATGTTCACAGGGACCATCTGAAAAGGTATTATATGATACATGGTAGGGAAAAACCGGGAAAGAAAATGCGGGACTACGAGTAAGTAGATCGAAAACCGAACATCTTGAATGCAACTATAGCAATGTGGCAAACAGATGCAATCTCTACTACCCGGACGGAAAATAAGTACCAAAAGCTAGCCAATTTAAATATCTAGGCTCGGTTATAACAAATGACGCGAATGTAGAAGTAGACGTCTCCCATAGAATCAATGTCGCATGGCAAAAATGGCGGACACTCACCGGAGTTCTTTGTGATCCACGAATGCCCATACGTACAAAGGGCAAGGTATACAAAACTGCAGTGCGACCAGCAATGCTGTATGGGGCTGAATGCTGGCCCGTCAAAGAAACGCACGTCAAAAAGTTACATGTGGCCGAAATGAAAATGCTTAGATGGTCAGGTGGCGTTACAAGAATAGACAAGATACGAAACGAATTTATTAGAGGCAGTTTCAACGTCACCCCCATCTCCGAGAAACTTACGGAAACCCGCCTAAGGTGGTACGGCCATGTTATGCGGAGAGACAACGGCCATGTCGTGCAAAAAGCGTTGGCTCTGCCAGAAGACAAAAAACGAGGAGGACGGCCCCATCTGACATGGTGGACGAGTATGGCCAAACTATTGGAAAAAGCCCAACTACCCAACCCGACAACTCAGGACAGATCGTCTTGGCGCCGAAGgacaaggagagccgaccccacctaATGTGGGATAAGGCAAAGCAAAAGAAGATGGTAGGGAAAAACCATACCACTGCGAATTGTGCGAACGCGCTTTTACGCAGAGTAAGAGTAACGACTTTACCAAACACAGGTGGACTTATCTCAGCAACATGCTTTACAAGTTAGTATTCTCAATCCAGGTTAACAATAACCACCTGAAGCGCCCATGTTCACAGGGACCATCTGAAAAGGTATTATATGATACATGGTAGGGAAAAACCATACCACTGCGAATTGTGCGAACGCGCTTTTACGCAGAGTAAGAGTAACGACTTTACCAAACACAGGTGGACTTATCTCTTAGTATTCTCAATCCAGGTTAACAATAACCACCTGAAGCGCCACTAAAGGATACATAAAGTGGAGAAATCATATCGCTGCGACCTGTGTGATCGCGCGTTTACATAAAGCAAAGACTTTGCCAAATACAGGTAAACTCATCTCGGCAACATGCTTTGCAAGTTGGAATTTTTGCACGCGGCACTGCAGGATACACAAGAGGAAGAAATCTTACAGCTGCGAACTATGCGATTGCGCGTTTACAGAGAGCAATTACTTTGCCAAACACAGGTAGACTTATCTCGATATGTTTTAGGTAcaagttagttttttttaatgtttatggtATATTGCCTTATATGGATAAATTCTTGTGTGACGTAGGGACGATTAAACTTTTTACTCAATCTGTCATGTGTACTTGGAATAGAGACGCTTTCATatagaatatttaaatttgttccCAGGTGTGCGCAATGCTCAGAGAGTTTCCGTCTAAAGACTGAACTCCAGAATCACATCTCGCAACACTTCGCCACACAACTAGCTTCTGTTGTCGGTAACCTAGAATCAAAGGAAAAGCCTGTCCAAGACTACACGAGGGCAATCAGAGAGATGAATGACGTGGGAGGGAAATGTGATGACTTTGTTACTAGTAAAGATATTTAaaactgttcaatttcaaaaattatCTACAGTGTATTGTGTTATATAAAAACACGATTTTTCTGAAAATTTCTGTGTATTAGgagattatttttgta is a genomic window of Cydia pomonella isolate Wapato2018A chromosome 15, ilCydPomo1, whole genome shotgun sequence containing:
- the LOC133525996 gene encoding zinc finger protein 501-like, which encodes MADIEDTTIFTECCRTCMSNSATNMINIFALKNSVSPADIITTCTSIKISYTDVLPKNICDICYKSLIDFYEFKKHAEEVDFKFHTKEIEHETVEIKFEEAQHLDIKVESEHGAQDSTYECSMTSESFQELPNVQHKTKQLPKCDICGKEFPKKSKLERHKRTHENFSYTCNLCSETFKYHSTYVKHLIQHNEVNKVETVDQNENQSFDCNICLVSFKSMQSLSGHMRKHSNKARILSCVVCQKVFKKTSHLKRHELIHETNRPYKCSICPRTFTSEIIYKEHENKHAGVKSHICPFCSKAFSHLSTLNTHIKIHTKEKSYLCPFCGKKFDSNTNLNEHTKRHIGLKLFACSLCPKRFVSKGELKSHGTTHSGERSYTCEQCGGSFTKRSSLAKHMLRHRGIKPHQCDACPMKFTSKDHLKRHYRIHTGEKPYRCELCDRAFTQSNDLAKHRRTHLGNMLYKCAQCSESFRLKTELQNHISQHFATQLASVVGNLESKEKPVQDYTRAIREMNDVGGKCDDFVTSKDI